In bacterium, a single window of DNA contains:
- the tpx gene encoding thiol peroxidase: protein MNERTGIITFQGNPLTLMGNTLRVGDKAPDFMATANDMSPVEFSSFRGKTVILSSVPSLDTPVCDTETRRFNVEAGKFGPDVVVLTISMDLPFAQKRWCAANGISHVQTVSDYRETSFGISCGMLIKELKLLARAVFIVDRKGIIRYIQLVKEVTNEPDYGEILDALKNLA from the coding sequence ATGAATGAACGTACAGGTATCATCACGTTTCAGGGAAACCCCCTGACGCTGATGGGTAATACACTCAGGGTGGGGGATAAGGCGCCGGATTTTATGGCAACGGCAAATGACATGTCGCCGGTCGAGTTTTCATCGTTTCGGGGGAAAACCGTCATTCTGTCATCGGTGCCTTCACTCGATACACCGGTATGCGATACCGAGACCCGGAGATTCAATGTCGAGGCGGGCAAGTTTGGACCCGATGTTGTTGTCCTCACCATCAGCATGGATCTTCCGTTCGCTCAGAAACGATGGTGCGCCGCAAACGGCATTTCACACGTTCAGACTGTTTCCGATTACCGTGAGACCTCATTCGGTATATCCTGCGGCATGCTTATAAAAGAGCTGAAGCTCCTTGCCAGGGCGGTATTCATCGTAGACCGTAAAGGAATCATCAGATATATCCAGCTTGTAAAAGAAGTTACCAATGAGCCGGATTACGGAGAAATTCTCGATGCACTGAAAAATCTTGCATGA
- a CDS encoding desulfoferrodoxin: MAVKMGIYKCELCGNIVEVLHEGEGELVCCGQPMKQYKENTVDAAKEKHVPVITKTAKGFKVAVGSVAHPMEDKHYIEWIELIADGKAYRQFLKPGQVPEAEFCIDAQKVTAREYCNIHGLWKA; encoded by the coding sequence ATGGCGGTAAAAATGGGAATATACAAGTGTGAGCTGTGCGGCAACATTGTCGAGGTGCTCCATGAAGGCGAAGGGGAACTGGTATGCTGCGGTCAGCCGATGAAGCAGTACAAGGAAAATACGGTTGACGCCGCAAAGGAGAAGCATGTTCCGGTTATCACCAAAACGGCGAAGGGTTTCAAGGTTGCGGTCGGCAGTGTCGCCCATCCCATGGAAGACAAGCACTACATTGAATGGATCGAGCTGATCGCCGATGGTAAAGCCTACCGTCAGTTCCTCAAGCCCGGACAGGTTCCCGAAGCGGAATTCTGCATCGATGCCCAGAAAGTAACAGCCCGCGAATACTGCAATATACACGGTTTATGGAAAGCATAA
- a CDS encoding ferritin, giving the protein MLSKKMEKALNEQINKEMYSSYLYLSMVAYFESLNLPGFSQWMRVQTQEELFHGMKIYDHINQRGGRVVLKAIDAPVTEWASPLAAFEAAYDHEKFITNSINKLVDLARTEHDHATDIFLQWYVTEQIEEEMNADTISRQLKLAGESPNALLMLDRELGARVFTMPAQTGQA; this is encoded by the coding sequence ATGCTCAGTAAAAAAATGGAAAAAGCTCTCAACGAACAAATAAATAAAGAAATGTATTCGTCCTATCTGTATTTGTCCATGGTAGCGTATTTCGAATCTCTGAATCTTCCCGGTTTTTCTCAGTGGATGCGTGTCCAGACACAGGAAGAGCTGTTTCACGGGATGAAAATATACGACCATATCAATCAGCGCGGCGGAAGGGTTGTTCTTAAGGCGATCGATGCGCCTGTGACGGAATGGGCTTCTCCGCTTGCGGCCTTTGAGGCTGCGTATGATCATGAGAAGTTCATCACGAACAGTATCAACAAACTCGTTGATCTGGCCCGTACCGAGCACGACCATGCGACCGATATTTTTCTGCAGTGGTATGTGACCGAGCAGATTGAAGAGGAGATGAATGCCGATACTATTTCCCGTCAGCTCAAACTGGCGGGCGAATCTCCCAATGCCCTCCTCATGCTCGACCGTGAGCTCGGAGCCCGTGTATTCACAATGCCGGCTCAGACCGGACAGGCATGA
- a CDS encoding class II SORL domain-containing protein, producing MKRREIIKSSAILAGAAFTAGNVYAADAQGGGDRFGSVIISPDKEMGKEKHVPVIDAPAAAKIGEPFNVTVTVGKVVPHPNTVEHHIKWIHLYAKEEGSQYAVDIARVDFGATVAQPSITVPVMLQKDSTLYAVEHCNIHGLWDYSVKVKVS from the coding sequence ATGAAACGGAGAGAGATTATAAAAAGTTCCGCGATTCTGGCCGGTGCGGCTTTTACGGCCGGCAATGTCTATGCTGCCGATGCCCAGGGCGGCGGCGACCGTTTCGGTTCGGTGATCATTTCTCCCGACAAGGAGATGGGGAAAGAAAAGCATGTTCCGGTTATCGATGCTCCCGCCGCGGCCAAAATCGGCGAACCCTTTAACGTTACCGTGACTGTCGGGAAAGTAGTGCCTCATCCGAACACAGTCGAACACCATATCAAGTGGATCCATCTCTATGCGAAAGAGGAAGGTTCGCAGTATGCTGTCGATATTGCACGTGTGGATTTCGGCGCCACGGTCGCACAGCCTTCGATCACCGTTCCGGTCATGCTGCAGAAGGATTCAACGCTCTATGCCGTTGAGCACTGCAACATCCACGGCCTCTGGGATTACTCGGTAAAAGTGAAAGTGAGCTGA
- a CDS encoding FprA family A-type flavoprotein codes for MKESFHAVPITEHVYWVGAIDWNIRDFHGYATNRGSTYNAYLVLADTVTLIDTVKAPFRDEMMARIASVIDLRDISVIVSNHSEMDHSGSLPEVIDMVKPDRVYASKMGLKALESHFHHDLGVIAVEDGGSIGLGSMNMSFYETRMLHWPDSMIGYLPEEKLLFSQDAFGMHLASTERFADMISPSVLEYEAKKYYANILLPYSQLITKLLDKVGQLGLDIRTVAPDHGPVWRTDDDIRKVLGWYTAWAEQKPAPKAVVVYDTMWKSSDTMARVIADGLTSGGISVKVMSLGSFHRSDVITELMDAGALIVGSPTLNNNMFPTVADAMIYLKGLKPKNLIGAVFGSYGWSGEAVKQLESLLDEMNITRVADSVKTLYVPDQEAIGRCYNLGKTVAEKLRNLLES; via the coding sequence ATGAAAGAATCGTTTCATGCCGTACCGATAACGGAACATGTGTACTGGGTCGGTGCAATCGACTGGAATATCAGGGATTTTCATGGTTATGCGACGAACAGAGGTTCGACGTATAATGCGTATCTGGTTCTGGCCGACACCGTTACGCTTATAGACACGGTCAAGGCTCCGTTCAGGGACGAGATGATGGCCCGTATCGCTTCGGTGATCGATCTGCGGGACATCTCAGTCATCGTTTCCAATCATTCGGAGATGGATCATTCCGGGAGTCTTCCCGAGGTCATCGACATGGTGAAACCCGATCGGGTGTATGCCTCGAAGATGGGGCTTAAGGCGCTGGAATCCCATTTTCACCACGACCTGGGTGTCATTGCGGTTGAGGATGGCGGCAGTATCGGTCTGGGCTCCATGAATATGAGCTTTTACGAAACCCGTATGCTCCACTGGCCGGACAGCATGATCGGTTATCTGCCGGAAGAGAAGCTCCTGTTTTCGCAGGACGCATTCGGTATGCATCTGGCATCGACCGAGCGTTTCGCTGATATGATAAGCCCGTCCGTTCTCGAATACGAAGCGAAGAAATACTATGCAAACATACTGCTTCCGTATTCACAGCTCATTACGAAGCTTCTTGACAAGGTGGGGCAGCTCGGGCTCGATATACGGACGGTCGCTCCCGACCATGGACCCGTGTGGCGGACAGACGATGATATTCGAAAAGTCCTCGGATGGTACACCGCATGGGCAGAGCAGAAACCCGCTCCCAAAGCGGTAGTGGTGTATGATACCATGTGGAAGAGCTCCGACACCATGGCGCGGGTCATTGCGGATGGACTTACAAGCGGGGGGATCAGCGTGAAAGTGATGTCCCTCGGTTCCTTTCACCGGAGCGATGTGATAACCGAGCTTATGGATGCCGGCGCGCTCATTGTGGGCAGCCCCACGCTCAACAACAACATGTTCCCGACAGTAGCCGATGCCATGATTTACCTGAAGGGATTGAAGCCGAAAAATCTTATCGGCGCTGTTTTCGGTTCCTATGGCTGGAGCGGAGAAGCGGTGAAGCAGCTTGAGAGTCTGCTCGATGAAATGAATATCACCCGGGTCGCAGACAGTGTAAAAACACTTTATGTTCCCGATCAGGAAGCCATCGGCAGGTGTTATAATCTCGGAAAAACGGTTGCGGAAAAACTGAGAAATTTACTTGAATCATGA
- a CDS encoding rubredoxin: protein MRRYVCELCGYIYDPSVGDEENGIAPGTEFDDLPDDWVCPVCGATKENFRPE, encoded by the coding sequence ATGCGGAGATATGTCTGTGAATTGTGCGGATATATTTATGATCCATCGGTAGGGGACGAAGAGAACGGCATCGCGCCGGGGACAGAGTTCGATGACCTTCCCGATGACTGGGTATGCCCGGTCTGCGGTGCAACGAAGGAGAATTTCAGGCCGGAGTGA